A genome region from Egibacteraceae bacterium includes the following:
- a CDS encoding S-layer homology domain-containing protein, which translates to MNRPHLLARPRLWAPALAGAIVTALALLPLGSMTSAQEAADADPRVIDPEDPCSTPAPPAQFSDRNDIAEVHRASVDCALARGITQGTGDGRYAPRMAVRRDQMASFVVRTLQAAGGIDIPAPSDQGFTDVAGNTHEDAINQLAALGITQGRTPTRYAPAEPVRRDQMASFLLRAANLAFGTTFEAVGGPHFADVSPTNVHRGTIDAAFEIFGLTVGQTANAFAPGRSVRRDQMATFLIRLLDVTELTDGETAATSLLPGLPEQVDDLIDGATDAVGQVEPLRGVTDAIRETELLDGVTDVLRDDNAPAGGSTALSDEAPADTGASDPPAASDERSGVGGLIDRIVP; encoded by the coding sequence ATGAACCGTCCCCACCTCCTGGCACGCCCCCGCCTTTGGGCGCCCGCCCTGGCAGGTGCGATCGTCACCGCGCTCGCCCTCCTGCCGCTCGGCAGCATGACGTCGGCGCAGGAAGCCGCCGACGCCGACCCCCGGGTCATCGACCCTGAGGACCCCTGCTCGACGCCGGCTCCGCCGGCGCAGTTCTCCGACCGCAACGACATCGCCGAGGTGCACCGCGCCTCCGTCGACTGCGCGTTGGCCAGGGGAATCACCCAGGGCACCGGCGACGGCCGTTACGCACCCCGCATGGCGGTGCGTCGCGACCAGATGGCCTCCTTCGTCGTACGGACGCTCCAGGCGGCGGGGGGCATCGACATCCCCGCCCCGTCGGATCAGGGCTTCACCGACGTCGCCGGAAACACCCACGAGGACGCGATCAACCAGCTCGCGGCCCTTGGGATCACGCAGGGGCGGACGCCGACGCGCTACGCGCCGGCGGAGCCGGTGCGCCGCGATCAGATGGCGTCGTTCCTCCTGCGTGCCGCCAACCTCGCCTTCGGCACGACGTTCGAGGCCGTCGGCGGGCCGCACTTCGCCGACGTGTCGCCGACGAACGTGCACCGGGGCACCATCGACGCCGCGTTCGAGATATTCGGACTGACGGTCGGCCAGACGGCGAACGCGTTCGCCCCTGGCCGATCGGTGCGTCGTGACCAGATGGCGACGTTCCTGATCCGACTGCTCGACGTCACCGAGCTGACCGACGGGGAGACCGCAGCGACGAGCCTCCTGCCGGGGCTGCCGGAACAGGTCGACGACCTGATCGACGGGGCGACCGACGCCGTCGGACAGGTCGAGCCGCTGCGCGGTGTCACGGACGCCATCCGGGAAACCGAGCTGCTCGACGGCGTCACCGACGTCCTGCGAGACGACAACGCCCCCGCTGGTGGCTCGACGGCGCTCTCCGACGAGGCGCCCGCTGACACCGGCGCGTCCGACCCACCGGCCGCGTCCGACGAGCGGTCTGGCGTTGGCGGCCTGATCGATCGGATCGTTCCCTAG